The following proteins are co-located in the Telopea speciosissima isolate NSW1024214 ecotype Mountain lineage chromosome 9, Tspe_v1, whole genome shotgun sequence genome:
- the LOC122640663 gene encoding uncharacterized protein LOC122640663 yields MIIERIVTVEYLGPTMTEALLRKFPDNSAFDFDYTQSGIWSPLVPRGQCLVSGSSVEIRRKLSDGFEKIAHEKIKKVSSKIKKKVTTAMKKGCSDFSATPFKGSTPRKGWAKVLRAASKRFKKQKDSSTEIKLSNYLRNGNL; encoded by the exons ATGATCATCGAACGCATTGTGACTGTTGAGTATCTCGGGCCAACAATGACAGAGGCGTTACTCCGCAAATTCCCAGACAACTCTGCTTTCGATTTTGACTATACACAGAGCGGGATCTGGTCTCCGTTGGTTCCTCGGGGTCAATGTCTGGTTTCTGGTTCTTCTGTGGAAATTCGAAGGAAACTCTCAGATGGGTTTGAGAAAATAGCTCACGAAAAGATCAAGAAAGTGAGTTCTAAGATTAAGAAAAAGGTCACAACTGCGATGAAGAAGGGCTGCTCTGATTTTTCTGCTACTCCCTTCAAGGGTTCTACACCAAGAAAG GGATGGGCTAAGGTGCTGAGAGCTGCCTCCAAACGTTTCAAGAAGCAGAAGGACTCTTCTACAGAGATAAAGCTGTCAAATTACTTAAGAAATGGAAATCTGTAG
- the LOC122639221 gene encoding transcription factor MYB1-like, protein MGRVSSFRKGSWTEEEDKLLRRCVEMYGEGNWRHIPSRAGLNRCRKSCRLRWLNYLRPNIKRGDFALDEVDLIMRLHRLLGNRWTLIAGRIPGRTANDVKNYWNSHLSKKLRSEHNITSTFTNKFHEKTHNPTMNSGWLRGTSKSSSGDQQPQREEEEEEEEEEEEEEGEDETISSFWKKLLVMGEEMETNSTNLRADDKKKDNVVVEEEDDLFVGVDELLQDMDMELWGVFGGP, encoded by the exons ATGGGTCGAGTAAGTAGTTTTAGAAAGGGTTCAtggacagaagaagaagataagttgCTGAGAAGATGTGTAGAGATGTATGGAGAAGGTAACTGGAGGCATATCCCTTCAAGGGCAG GCCTCAATCGATGTCGAAAGAGTTGCAGGCTAAGATGGTTGAACTATCTCCGCCCAAATATCAAGAGAGGTGACTTTGCACTTGATGAAGTTGACCTCATTATGAGGCTCCATAGGCTATTGGGCAACCG GTGGACTCTAATTGCAGGAAGAATTCCTGGAAGAACAGCCAATGATGTTAAGAACTACTGGAACTCTCACTTGAGCAAGAAGCTTAGGTCAGAGCACAACATAACATCAACTTTTACAAACAAGTTTCATGAAAAAACCCACAACCCTACCATGAATTCTGGGTGGTTGAGGGGGACATCGAAGTCTTCTTCTGGTGATCAACAAccccaaagagaagaagaagaagaagaagaagaggaagaggaagaggaagaaggagaggacgAAACAATATCATCCTTTTGGAAGAAATTGTTAGTAAtgggagaagagatggagacaAACTCAACAAATTTAAGAGCTGATGATAAGAAAAAGGATAATGTTGTGGTAGAGGAGGAGGATGACTTGTTTGTAGGGGTTGATGAATTGCTTCAAGACATGGACATGGAATTGTGGGGTGTGTTTGGTGGTCCTTAA